The following are encoded together in the Desulfobacterales bacterium genome:
- the gdhA gene encoding NADP-specific glutamate dehydrogenase: MSDILAAIKEKDPGEKEFHQAVQEIVETVKPVLDQNPEYRQARILERITEPERVIMFRVPWVDDAGGVQVNRGFRIEMNSAIGPYKGGLRFHPSVNLSILKFLAFEQVFKNSLTTLPMGGGKGGADFDPKGKSDNEVMRFCQSFMAELFRHIGPNTDVPAGDIGVGAREIGFLFGMYKKLRNEFTGVLTGKGISWGGSLIRPEATGYGCVYFASEMLATRQDTLAGKVCLVSGSGNVAQYTVEKLIELDAKTVTLSDSSGYIYDEEGITQEKLEFVKRLKNIRRGRIKEYAEKYTSAVYTELSPGMDFNPLWNHRADCAFPSATQNEINAKDASHLMSNGIQLVAEGANMPSMPDAVDIFQDHKILFAPGKASNAGGVAVSGLEMSQNGMRLNWPREEVDNRLKIIMKSIHKSCTDAAAAYGTPGNYVAGANIAGFVKVVNAMIDQGVV; the protein is encoded by the coding sequence ATGTCGGATATTTTGGCAGCGATTAAGGAAAAAGATCCTGGTGAAAAAGAGTTCCATCAGGCCGTTCAAGAGATCGTGGAAACAGTAAAGCCGGTTTTGGATCAAAATCCGGAATACCGCCAGGCACGCATTCTGGAAAGAATTACGGAGCCTGAACGTGTCATTATGTTTCGCGTTCCTTGGGTTGATGATGCAGGCGGGGTTCAAGTAAACAGAGGCTTTCGCATTGAAATGAATAGTGCGATCGGACCGTACAAAGGCGGTCTTCGATTCCACCCGTCCGTGAATCTGAGCATATTGAAGTTTCTCGCCTTTGAGCAGGTTTTTAAAAACTCCCTCACCACGCTTCCCATGGGGGGAGGAAAAGGCGGCGCCGACTTCGATCCCAAAGGCAAGTCCGATAATGAAGTGATGCGATTCTGCCAGAGCTTCATGGCGGAGCTTTTCCGGCATATCGGACCCAATACGGATGTGCCCGCCGGTGACATTGGTGTTGGGGCGCGTGAAATTGGTTTTCTTTTTGGTATGTATAAAAAACTTCGAAATGAATTCACGGGCGTATTGACCGGCAAGGGGATATCCTGGGGGGGAAGTCTGATTCGCCCGGAAGCTACCGGATACGGTTGTGTCTATTTTGCCTCGGAAATGCTGGCCACCCGCCAGGACACATTGGCAGGGAAAGTCTGCCTGGTATCAGGTTCGGGAAACGTTGCCCAATACACGGTCGAAAAGCTTATCGAATTGGACGCCAAGACCGTCACCCTTTCCGATTCATCCGGATATATCTACGACGAGGAGGGGATCACGCAAGAAAAACTTGAGTTTGTTAAGCGGCTAAAAAATATTAGACGCGGCAGAATCAAGGAATACGCGGAAAAATATACCAGTGCCGTTTACACGGAGCTATCCCCGGGCATGGATTTTAACCCCTTGTGGAATCATCGGGCGGATTGTGCTTTTCCAAGTGCGACGCAAAACGAAATCAATGCAAAAGATGCCTCGCATTTGATGAGCAACGGGATTCAACTGGTCGCCGAGGGCGCCAACATGCCTTCCATGCCGGATGCAGTGGATATTTTTCAGGATCACAAGATTCTGTTTGCTCCGGGGAAAGCGTCCAATGCGGGCGGGGTAGCCGTTTCCGGGCTGGAAATGAGTCAGAACGGCATGCGCTTGAACTGGCCGAGAGAAGAGGTGGATAATCGTTTGAAAATAATAATGAAAAGCATCCACAAGTCCTGTACCGATGCCGCTGCGGCCTATGGCACACCCGGCAACTATGTCGCCGGCGCCAATATCGCCGGTTTTGTCAAGGTCGTCAATGCCATGATTGATCAGGGCGTCGTGTAA
- a CDS encoding PEP/pyruvate-binding domain-containing protein: MSVAYREKETPLSDSIFVPSPSLSLSLSSSPATSKPSIGFSHIVHELMTRQIRDILLISSPYSIFNFEEDGNLEDKLINEYNGLHLGYPPRITGAASAEEAFWLLKNKSFDMVILAPHANDSGAAALGREIKKFRHDIPVILLAHGTKGLLTYSESSETTAFDNEFIWSGSPDLLLSMIKITEDHLNVDNDTQKAGVRVLLLVEDSPEYYSYFLPVIYKEIVSQTQALLNVGLNEKIKLLTMRTRPKILLARNFEEAVHFYHRYRSFLLGVISDTRLPREGKTDPAAGVTLLSRIRKDIPELPLLLMSAESDNQKAAVDIPAVFMDKNASNLSREIHNFFLPYLGFGDFVFRTPDGREICRAENLCKLEAMLANVPDESILYHAAGNHFSAWLMARAESDLALKFRSVKLADFKNADEIRQYLISSINHFRTSCQQGIISKFNHTHFDATISEFSKIGHGSLGGKARGIAFMGALLRQHAAIASKYPKININMLKTLVICTDVVDAFVRENNLADIADSSASDAQIAAAFEKADLPDELLKKLKVYLSQVTFPLAIRASRQQEDTFFDTDRQCGHTCMIPNNQSVLSARLAALARAIKRVCATTYFATFSTLRKNSGNQPFNESMAIMIQQLAGGHYGDYFYPAVSGSAASYNYYPFSHMKPEDGIVRMALGFGGAVLNDSRTLRFSPKYPTIFPQFSSVQETLNHSQRYFYALKINGLNDSDCSGAFYELVKREVDESVNEFPVQALASTYLIEENRIRDTFQSNGTSIMTLAPLLKYDGMGLSGFLCDLLEIGQKGLGCPVEIDFSLQLDPQKPGCCDFSIVQIRPMSSNAVQRNCRINESERQEALCFSNQALGNGVHHQLKDVVYVKPETFRPDQTPAIAEDLKKLNDGLVKSHCAYLLMGPGRWGTSDRWLGIPVSWRDISGAGAIIELRNEQLKVDPSRGSHFFNHITSKGIPYITIDQVSEKPPNGRDDYFDWTQIHQLPTISETAYVRHVRFEQALKLKIDGKNSQCVINRG; encoded by the coding sequence ATGAGTGTTGCGTATAGAGAAAAAGAGACCCCCCTTTCAGATTCGATTTTCGTTCCCTCCCCGTCACTCAGCTTAAGTCTAAGTTCAAGTCCAGCCACATCCAAACCCTCTATCGGCTTTTCTCATATCGTCCACGAGTTGATGACCCGGCAAATTCGTGATATTTTGCTGATTTCAAGCCCTTACAGCATTTTCAACTTTGAAGAGGACGGCAATCTCGAGGATAAATTAATAAATGAATATAATGGATTGCACCTCGGTTACCCACCCAGAATCACGGGTGCCGCCTCGGCGGAAGAGGCTTTCTGGCTGTTAAAAAACAAGTCGTTCGATATGGTGATTCTCGCGCCGCATGCCAATGATTCAGGCGCCGCCGCCTTGGGGCGTGAGATCAAAAAATTCCGGCATGACATTCCCGTGATTCTGTTGGCTCACGGTACGAAGGGGTTGTTAACCTATTCTGAAAGCAGCGAAACTACGGCTTTTGACAATGAATTCATCTGGTCGGGCAGTCCGGATTTGCTGTTGTCGATGATAAAAATAACGGAAGATCACTTGAATGTGGACAACGATACCCAAAAAGCCGGCGTTCGCGTATTGCTTCTGGTTGAGGATTCTCCGGAATATTATTCGTATTTCCTGCCCGTTATCTATAAAGAAATTGTAAGTCAGACACAGGCGTTACTGAATGTCGGGCTGAACGAAAAAATAAAACTGCTTACCATGAGAACCCGGCCCAAAATACTTCTTGCAAGAAACTTTGAAGAGGCCGTGCATTTTTACCATCGGTACCGATCGTTTTTGCTCGGGGTTATCTCCGATACGCGGCTGCCGCGTGAAGGGAAAACAGACCCGGCGGCCGGCGTCACATTGCTTTCCCGAATTAGAAAAGATATCCCCGAATTACCCCTGCTGCTCATGAGCGCCGAATCCGACAATCAGAAGGCGGCTGTGGACATTCCCGCCGTTTTTATGGATAAAAACGCCTCCAATCTCAGCCGGGAGATTCATAATTTTTTCCTGCCATACCTCGGATTCGGCGATTTTGTTTTCCGAACACCTGACGGCCGGGAGATCTGCCGAGCGGAGAATCTATGCAAACTTGAAGCCATGCTTGCCAACGTACCGGATGAATCGATTTTGTATCACGCCGCAGGCAACCATTTTTCCGCTTGGCTGATGGCCCGCGCGGAAAGTGACCTGGCCCTTAAGTTTCGATCCGTTAAGCTTGCCGATTTCAAGAACGCGGATGAAATCAGACAATACCTTATTTCGAGTATTAACCATTTTCGGACCAGCTGCCAACAAGGTATTATTTCCAAATTCAATCACACCCATTTCGATGCCACAATCAGTGAATTTTCTAAGATCGGCCACGGATCATTGGGCGGCAAAGCCCGAGGGATAGCGTTTATGGGCGCGTTGTTGCGGCAACATGCAGCGATTGCCTCAAAGTATCCCAAAATTAACATTAACATGCTTAAAACCCTTGTTATCTGCACCGATGTGGTAGACGCTTTTGTTCGCGAAAACAATCTGGCGGACATAGCAGACTCTAGCGCTTCGGATGCCCAAATCGCGGCGGCGTTCGAAAAGGCCGATTTGCCGGATGAATTGCTAAAAAAACTAAAAGTTTATCTGAGCCAGGTCACCTTCCCCCTGGCGATTCGCGCATCCAGACAGCAGGAAGACACGTTTTTCGATACCGACCGACAGTGTGGTCATACATGTATGATTCCCAATAATCAAAGCGTGTTATCGGCCAGACTGGCTGCGTTGGCGCGCGCGATAAAACGGGTATGCGCCACCACTTATTTCGCGACATTCAGCACATTGCGCAAGAACTCGGGAAATCAGCCTTTCAATGAATCCATGGCCATCATGATTCAACAATTGGCCGGCGGACATTACGGGGATTACTTTTATCCGGCCGTATCCGGTTCAGCAGCCTCTTATAATTACTATCCTTTTTCGCACATGAAACCCGAAGACGGCATTGTGCGAATGGCATTGGGCTTTGGCGGTGCCGTATTGAACGATAGCAGGACATTGCGGTTTTCACCCAAATATCCGACCATTTTCCCCCAGTTTTCATCCGTTCAAGAAACGCTCAACCATTCGCAGCGTTATTTTTATGCATTAAAAATAAATGGGCTCAATGATTCGGATTGTTCAGGTGCTTTTTATGAGCTGGTGAAGCGCGAGGTCGATGAATCCGTAAACGAGTTTCCAGTTCAGGCATTGGCCAGCACGTACCTTATCGAAGAAAACCGTATTCGAGATACGTTTCAATCAAACGGAACAAGTATCATGACGTTGGCTCCGCTTCTAAAATATGACGGAATGGGTCTATCCGGTTTTTTGTGCGACCTTCTGGAAATCGGCCAAAAAGGATTGGGATGTCCGGTTGAAATTGATTTTTCCCTGCAATTAGATCCGCAAAAGCCGGGCTGTTGCGATTTTTCCATCGTTCAGATTCGTCCCATGTCGTCGAATGCCGTTCAGCGAAATTGCCGAATCAATGAGTCGGAACGCCAAGAAGCCCTGTGCTTTTCCAACCAAGCGCTCGGCAACGGCGTTCATCATCAATTAAAGGATGTCGTTTATGTGAAGCCCGAAACTTTTCGCCCGGACCAAACACCCGCAATTGCGGAAGATTTAAAAAAGCTGAATGACGGGCTTGTTAAGTCACATTGCGCCTATCTGCTCATGGGCCCCGGAAGATGGGGAACCTCGGATAGGTGGTTGGGCATACCGGTCTCTTGGCGAGATATATCAGGCGCCGGCGCGATTATCGAACTTCGGAACGAACAACTGAAGGTCGATCCTTCCAGGGGATCTCATTTTTTCAATCATATCACCTCCAAAGGCATACCTTATATTACCATTGATCAGGTCTCTGAAAAGCCACCAAACGGTCGTGATGATTATTTTGACTGGACACAGATTCATCAACTGCCTACAATTTCAGAGACGGCCTATGTTCGTCACGTTCGTTTTGAACAAGCCCTGAAGCTGAAAATCGACGGGAAAAATTCTCAATGTGTCATCAATAGAGGCTGA
- the uvrA gene encoding excinuclease ABC subunit UvrA, with product MPQSYINIIGARQHNLKGFNLEIPLNKITAVTGVSGSGKSSLAFDTLYAEGQRRYVETFSPYARQFMERMDGPRVDKIEGIPPAIAIDRKDPVRTSRSTVGTMTEVTDYTKLLFARLGQLHCEKCGRPIISDTPATVWRFLAARKKDTAVHISFPVTAVPGGEKDVRRELSRLGYDRLLIDGRVTYLDEWRPAVDHEILQVLVDRFRLNSAERDRVIDSIEQAFRLGHGTLYLLVDGVAYPFSQALACADCGITYSPPLSNLFSFNSPIGACETCRGFGRVIDMDLNLIIPDTSLSLANGAIKPWGGKEGQRFEYRDLSEFCQNALIPLDIPFAHLDPSQQRAIIQGTPEYYGIKGYFDWLESRTYKMHVRVFLSRYRSYEPCKACNGTRFKDETLRYTLSGKTIADVYALNIDAAMAFFNGLAVPETDGAARLVLGEITNRLKYLQDVGVGYLTLDRQSRTLSGGEVQRVALASSIGASLVNTLYILDEPSIGLHPRDANRLMQILKGLRDQSNTVVVVEHDPEIIRGSDYMLDMGPAAGENGGQIMYFGPTAQAGGSLTGQYVSGERRIALPEKRRKPDKRAWMIIRGARENNLKNITVRIPLGLFVCLTGVSGSGKSTFAEDILYKAVKLEKNAPDGHPGQYADASGMEYIDDVILVDQRAIGRTPRANLLTYTKAIDPVRKLLAGTEVAKAKSLPPGYFSFNVTGGRCETCRGEGYEKVEMQFLSDVFIPCPDCDGNRFKGDVLEVRYAEKNIMDMLDMTVDQALLFFKRSTAVTKALQPVADVGLGYMRLGQPLNTLSGGEAQRLKLSRFIRTDGKTKRLFIFDEPTTGLHFEDIDTLLAAIQRLVNAGNTVLVVEHHMDVIKTADWVIDLGPEGGDLGGEVVVAGPPETVAAHEGSHTGRFLKPCLKKTRSWKIQPENLPALAEPHQEMPTAICVQGAREHNLKNIHLSIPHNQLVAVTGVSGSGKSTLAFDILFAEGQRRYLESLAPYVRQYMKILERPEVDVVSGIPPSVAIEQRISHTSRRSTVATLTEVYHFLRLLFAKVGTPHCTGCGRALSSQTPAAILKAIRKRYFRKKAVLLAPKLYGRKGFHKDLLARLIKDGFLEARIDGAIVPLVEKMSLDRYREHTIEVVVDRLPIKDLEKAVNRALDEGNGSLVLADLRGRDEVFNTRGVCPACGIGVEPPDPKLFSFNSPRGACPQCDGLGVIAISEGAPAETCPSCNGSRLKKEALAIRIDDRTIWDLVHLPATDLLETLKQLSVPEEARPIADPILSEILTRISFLNRLGLGYLSLDRSGDTLSGGEAQRVRLAAQLGSNLTGVLYVLDEPTIGLHPRDTHVLLTALTELRDRGNTILVVEHDEETIRSADTVIDLGPGGGKNGGEVVAMGSPAIVKSATRSATGASMRKRAHTKTSHSRDYRIQPAITIQGATANNLKHIDAAFPLHTLTVVTGVSGSGKSTLVKHTLYQGLYDRLSKKETPSAVCNHISGWEKVTRVLEVDHSPIGRTPRSVPASYVGFLTDIRNLFSQTPDARARGFGSGRFSFNVAGGRCEDCKGQGTPRVQMSFLPDVYVPCERCNGKRFNRETLAIRYKEHSIADVLEMTFDEAAQFFSAVPAIRRAVQLVCDVGLGYLCLGQPSPTLSGGEAQRIKLAEQLAKAGNGHTVYVLDEPTTGLHFSDVKRLLHVLQALVDKGNTVIAIEHNLEFIHAADYVIDLGPEGGAGGGRVVATGSPEELIVKKNGSHTAEYLRRYVSEN from the coding sequence ATGCCTCAATCCTATATAAACATAATCGGCGCCCGGCAGCATAATTTGAAGGGCTTTAATCTTGAAATCCCCCTCAACAAAATCACGGCCGTTACCGGTGTGAGCGGCTCCGGCAAGTCCTCCCTGGCCTTTGATACCCTGTATGCGGAAGGTCAGCGCCGGTATGTCGAAACCTTTTCTCCCTATGCTCGGCAATTCATGGAACGAATGGACGGCCCGCGAGTCGATAAAATTGAAGGCATTCCGCCGGCCATCGCCATTGACCGCAAAGATCCGGTGCGGACCTCCCGGTCCACCGTGGGCACCATGACGGAGGTGACCGATTATACGAAACTGCTCTTTGCCAGGCTGGGCCAACTGCATTGCGAAAAATGCGGACGGCCGATTATATCCGACACGCCGGCCACGGTCTGGCGGTTTTTAGCAGCCCGGAAAAAGGATACGGCCGTGCATATTTCATTTCCGGTGACGGCGGTGCCGGGGGGTGAAAAGGACGTGCGAAGGGAGCTTTCGCGACTCGGCTATGACCGCCTCCTGATTGACGGACGGGTGACCTATCTCGATGAGTGGAGGCCCGCCGTGGATCATGAGATCCTTCAGGTGCTTGTGGATCGATTTCGGCTGAATTCAGCGGAACGGGACCGTGTCATCGATTCCATTGAGCAGGCTTTCCGGTTGGGGCACGGAACCCTTTATCTTCTTGTAGACGGCGTCGCCTATCCGTTCAGTCAGGCCCTGGCATGCGCGGATTGTGGCATCACTTATTCTCCTCCCTTGTCAAATCTGTTTTCCTTTAACAGCCCGATCGGGGCCTGCGAAACCTGCCGGGGCTTTGGTCGGGTAATCGACATGGACCTGAATTTGATTATTCCGGATACGTCGCTTTCCCTTGCGAATGGCGCCATCAAGCCCTGGGGCGGAAAGGAGGGGCAGCGGTTCGAATACCGGGATTTGTCGGAATTTTGTCAAAACGCCCTAATTCCGCTGGATATTCCCTTTGCGCACCTCGACCCTTCTCAGCAACGGGCTATCATTCAGGGCACTCCCGAATATTACGGCATTAAAGGCTATTTTGATTGGCTGGAAAGCAGAACTTATAAAATGCACGTGCGGGTCTTTTTATCCCGGTATCGCAGCTATGAGCCCTGCAAGGCGTGCAACGGCACGCGGTTTAAGGATGAAACCTTGCGCTATACGCTTTCCGGAAAGACCATTGCCGACGTTTATGCACTAAATATTGATGCGGCCATGGCATTTTTTAACGGTCTTGCCGTGCCGGAAACCGACGGGGCGGCCCGGCTGGTATTGGGTGAAATCACCAATCGGTTAAAATATCTTCAGGATGTGGGCGTGGGATATCTCACCCTGGACCGCCAGTCCCGGACCCTTTCAGGCGGAGAGGTACAGCGCGTGGCGTTGGCGTCCTCCATCGGCGCATCGCTGGTCAATACCCTCTATATTCTGGATGAACCGAGTATCGGGCTTCATCCCAGGGATGCCAACCGGCTCATGCAAATTCTGAAGGGACTGCGGGATCAATCCAATACGGTCGTGGTGGTGGAACACGACCCGGAGATCATTCGCGGCAGTGATTACATGCTCGATATGGGGCCGGCCGCCGGCGAAAACGGCGGACAAATCATGTACTTTGGTCCTACGGCCCAGGCCGGCGGCTCGTTGACCGGTCAATACGTAAGTGGCGAACGCCGTATCGCGCTGCCTGAAAAAAGACGAAAACCAGACAAGCGGGCATGGATGATAATTCGCGGTGCAAGGGAAAATAATTTAAAAAATATCACCGTTCGCATTCCGCTCGGGCTCTTTGTCTGCCTGACCGGTGTGTCCGGTTCGGGCAAATCGACCTTTGCGGAAGACATTTTGTATAAGGCCGTCAAACTGGAAAAAAATGCGCCGGACGGGCACCCCGGGCAATATGCGGACGCCTCCGGAATGGAGTATATCGACGATGTGATTCTGGTGGACCAGCGGGCCATCGGCAGGACGCCGCGCGCCAATTTGCTGACCTACACCAAGGCCATTGATCCGGTGAGAAAACTGCTGGCGGGAACCGAGGTGGCAAAAGCAAAATCCCTGCCGCCCGGCTATTTTTCCTTCAATGTAACGGGGGGCCGGTGTGAAACCTGCCGGGGCGAGGGATACGAGAAGGTGGAGATGCAATTTTTGTCCGATGTCTTTATCCCCTGCCCGGACTGCGACGGCAACCGCTTCAAGGGAGACGTGCTTGAGGTTCGGTATGCGGAAAAAAACATTATGGATATGTTGGACATGACGGTGGATCAGGCCCTGTTGTTTTTTAAGCGATCAACGGCCGTCACCAAAGCCCTTCAGCCCGTGGCCGATGTGGGGTTGGGGTACATGCGGCTCGGTCAACCCCTAAATACCCTTTCCGGCGGCGAGGCCCAACGGCTGAAACTCTCCCGCTTTATCCGGACGGACGGAAAAACAAAACGGCTCTTTATTTTTGACGAACCGACGACCGGGCTGCATTTCGAGGATATCGATACCCTGCTGGCCGCTATTCAACGATTGGTGAATGCAGGCAACACCGTGCTCGTGGTTGAGCATCATATGGATGTGATTAAAACCGCTGACTGGGTGATCGATCTTGGACCCGAGGGCGGCGATCTTGGCGGGGAAGTGGTGGTGGCTGGTCCTCCCGAAACGGTTGCAGCGCATGAGGGCTCCCACACGGGCCGGTTTTTGAAACCCTGTTTAAAAAAGACACGGTCCTGGAAGATTCAACCCGAAAACTTGCCGGCTCTCGCCGAACCGCATCAGGAGATGCCGACGGCCATTTGCGTTCAAGGCGCAAGAGAACATAACCTGAAAAATATTCACCTGTCCATTCCGCATAACCAGTTGGTGGCGGTGACGGGCGTGTCGGGCTCCGGAAAATCGACCCTGGCCTTTGATATTCTGTTTGCGGAGGGTCAGCGGCGCTATTTGGAAAGTCTTGCGCCGTATGTGCGTCAATACATGAAAATTCTGGAGCGGCCTGAAGTGGATGTGGTCTCGGGTATTCCTCCCTCCGTGGCCATCGAGCAGCGTATCAGCCACACCAGTCGCCGCTCGACCGTGGCCACCTTAACGGAGGTATATCATTTTCTGCGCCTCTTGTTCGCCAAGGTCGGCACACCGCATTGCACGGGCTGCGGCCGGGCCTTGTCTTCGCAAACTCCAGCCGCCATATTGAAGGCTATTCGAAAGCGGTATTTCCGGAAAAAGGCTGTTTTATTGGCACCAAAGCTGTATGGACGAAAAGGCTTTCACAAAGACCTGCTGGCGCGATTGATAAAGGACGGTTTCTTGGAAGCCAGAATCGACGGCGCCATTGTCCCCCTCGTCGAAAAAATGTCACTGGACCGATACCGTGAGCACACCATTGAGGTCGTGGTGGACCGGTTGCCGATCAAGGATTTGGAAAAAGCCGTGAACCGGGCGTTGGATGAGGGCAACGGCAGCCTCGTTCTTGCCGATTTGCGCGGACGCGACGAGGTCTTTAACACCCGCGGCGTATGCCCGGCCTGCGGTATCGGCGTGGAGCCGCCGGACCCCAAGCTCTTTTCCTTTAACAGCCCCAGGGGCGCCTGCCCTCAATGTGATGGATTGGGCGTGATTGCCATATCAGAAGGGGCGCCTGCGGAAACATGCCCCTCCTGCAACGGCAGCCGACTGAAAAAAGAGGCGTTGGCCATCCGGATCGATGACCGAACCATTTGGGATCTGGTTCATCTGCCCGCAACCGATCTGCTTGAAACGCTCAAGCAGCTTTCCGTTCCCGAAGAGGCCCGGCCCATTGCCGATCCCATCCTATCGGAGATATTGACCCGAATATCCTTTTTAAACCGGTTGGGTCTCGGGTACTTGTCCCTCGATCGCTCCGGCGACACGCTCTCCGGCGGCGAGGCCCAGCGGGTTCGGCTGGCGGCTCAGCTTGGTTCGAACCTGACCGGCGTGCTCTATGTGCTGGATGAGCCCACCATCGGGTTGCATCCCCGGGACACCCATGTGTTGTTGACCGCATTGACGGAGTTGCGCGACAGGGGAAACACCATTCTCGTGGTGGAACACGATGAGGAAACCATTCGGTCCGCGGATACGGTGATCGATCTGGGACCCGGCGGCGGCAAAAACGGGGGCGAGGTGGTGGCCATGGGCAGCCCGGCGATCGTAAAATCCGCAACCCGGTCCGCCACCGGTGCGTCCATGCGAAAGCGGGCCCACACAAAGACGTCTCATTCCAGAGACTATCGAATTCAACCGGCGATTACGATTCAGGGGGCAACGGCCAATAACCTGAAACACATCGACGCGGCATTTCCCCTTCACACCTTGACGGTCGTCACGGGCGTATCCGGTTCGGGCAAATCGACACTGGTGAAGCACACGCTGTATCAAGGGCTTTATGATCGCTTGTCTAAAAAGGAAACGCCCTCCGCTGTCTGCAACCATATCTCCGGGTGGGAAAAGGTCACCCGGGTTCTGGAAGTCGATCACAGCCCCATCGGCCGAACCCCCAGATCCGTGCCAGCCTCCTATGTCGGGTTTCTGACGGATATTCGCAACCTGTTTTCCCAAACCCCGGATGCCCGGGCCAGGGGATTCGGATCGGGCCGCTTTTCCTTCAATGTGGCCGGCGGTCGCTGCGAAGACTGCAAAGGGCAGGGCACTCCCAGGGTGCAGATGAGTTTTCTGCCGGATGTCTATGTTCCCTGTGAGCGCTGCAACGGCAAGCGGTTTAACCGGGAAACCCTGGCCATTCGTTATAAGGAGCACAGTATCGCCGATGTGCTGGAGATGACCTTTGATGAAGCGGCCCAGTTTTTCAGCGCGGTTCCCGCGATTCGCCGCGCCGTGCAACTGGTCTGTGATGTCGGCTTGGGCTATCTTTGCCTGGGCCAACCCAGCCCGACCCTTTCCGGAGGCGAGGCCCAGCGCATCAAATTGGCCGAACAACTTGCGAAAGCCGGCAACGGCCATACCGTATACGTGCTGGATGAACCGACCACCGGGCTTCATTTCTCCGATGTGAAGCGGCTGCTCCATGTTCTGCAGGCCCTGGTGGACAAGGGAAACACCGTCATTGCCATTGAACATAACCTCGAATTCATTCACGCCGCTGATTATGTCATTGACCTGGGGCCGGAAGGCGGGGCAGGGGGCGGAAGGGTGGTGGCGACCGGATCACCCGAAGAATTGATCGTCAAGAAAAACGGTTCGCATACGGCGGAGTATCTGCGGCGGTACGTTTCTGAAAATTAA
- a CDS encoding LuxR C-terminal-related transcriptional regulator gives MIRTDPPKKTSSRPHQQVAGRPAIQADDAPTETLHQELMALRQRNAQLEAFEVKHRAMEAELRDQTHKLQERIKEINCLYSISRLVEKSQTSLNEIYQGIVNLIPDSWQYPEIASAQLTINGHEYKTDNYSVSPWQQSVDIIIYGKPSGKLTVCYREEKPACHEGPFLQEERSLLNAVGERLGRITEQKQIEETLREQAHDLRERIKEINCLYGISKLVEKPDSTLEEICQGVVELIPFSWQYPKITSAQLTVNGRKYETANHKETQWKLSAPLSVYGRKVGVLMVCYHEAKPPCHEGPFLKEECALLYAVAERLGRITEQKQAEKALYESRMQLENQNLLLQEKNIALREIMEQVLTEKKNLEKRVLANVDRLILPLLNKLKNKDTRIEKQYIHLLEENLATLTSQFGSKISRIVPRLTPRENEICNMIRSGMTSKEIALLLNISHRSVETYRNFIRKKLGITHTKVNLPSFLAQLEESTTTADQ, from the coding sequence ATGATTCGAACAGACCCCCCAAAAAAGACAAGCTCCCGCCCACATCAACAGGTAGCGGGCCGACCGGCAATTCAGGCGGACGATGCCCCCACCGAAACACTGCATCAAGAGCTTATGGCGTTGCGCCAAAGGAACGCGCAATTGGAAGCATTTGAAGTCAAGCACCGCGCTATGGAGGCGGAACTTAGAGATCAAACACATAAGCTTCAGGAAAGAATAAAGGAGATAAACTGCCTCTACAGCATCTCCAGACTTGTCGAAAAATCCCAAACGTCCCTCAATGAAATCTATCAGGGAATCGTCAATTTAATTCCGGACTCATGGCAGTATCCCGAAATCGCAAGTGCGCAGCTCACCATTAACGGGCATGAATACAAAACCGATAATTATTCGGTCAGCCCATGGCAGCAGTCGGTGGACATTATCATTTACGGCAAGCCATCCGGCAAATTAACCGTCTGTTACCGGGAGGAAAAACCCGCTTGCCATGAAGGCCCCTTTCTGCAAGAGGAGCGATCCCTGCTCAATGCCGTCGGTGAGAGACTTGGGCGAATTACCGAACAAAAGCAGATTGAAGAAACCCTTCGCGAACAGGCGCATGACCTACGAGAAAGAATTAAGGAAATCAATTGCCTTTACGGCATTTCCAAACTTGTGGAAAAGCCGGACAGCACGCTGGAAGAAATCTGCCAGGGGGTCGTCGAGCTGATCCCTTTTTCATGGCAGTACCCAAAAATCACCAGTGCTCAGCTCACTGTCAACGGCAGGAAATATGAAACGGCAAACCACAAGGAGACGCAATGGAAACTATCCGCACCGCTCAGTGTATACGGCCGGAAAGTCGGCGTACTGATGGTCTGCTACCATGAAGCAAAACCGCCATGCCATGAAGGGCCGTTTTTAAAGGAAGAATGCGCATTGCTTTATGCGGTCGCCGAGAGATTGGGGCGGATTACCGAGCAAAAGCAAGCGGAAAAAGCGCTTTATGAAAGCCGAATGCAGCTGGAAAACCAAAATCTGTTGCTTCAGGAAAAAAATATTGCCTTAAGGGAAATCATGGAGCAGGTGCTGACGGAAAAAAAGAACTTGGAAAAACGGGTTCTGGCCAACGTCGACAGGCTCATCCTGCCCCTGCTGAATAAACTGAAAAACAAGGACACGCGAATCGAAAAGCAATACATCCATTTATTGGAAGAAAATCTGGCGACGCTGACCTCTCAATTCGGCAGCAAAATCTCTCGAATCGTACCGAGACTAACGCCCAGAGAAAACGAAATCTGCAACATGATCCGTAGCGGCATGACGTCCAAGGAAATTGCCTTATTGCTGAACATTTCACACCGCAGCGTCGAAACCTATCGGAATTTTATACGAAAAAAACTTGGCATTACCCACACCAAAGTAAACCTGCCCTCCTTTTTGGCCCAATTGGAAGAAAGCACAACAACCGCGGACCAATAA